ATCTGGGCGGCGAACAACCGCCGGTAGGTCACATTCAGCAGAACCGACAACATCAAGACCCCTTAAGTGCATATGTGCATGGCTATGCACTCATCATAGACCAGCGGATCGGGTCGGAGGTATTGGCAGTCCTCGCAGGGGTTGCAGTTTGGGCGCTGCCTTGTTCCTGAGTACACGTTTGTGTGAATACATCACCGGCTGTATTTTTGTGCCATGGAAACGCTCACTCAGGCGCCCGTGCTGGCCCGGTTCGGCTATGCGGTCTCGGACCCTACCCGCGCCCGGATTCTCCTGGCTCTCTCAGAGGCACCGTCTTATCCCTCAGATCTGGCAGATTCCCTTCAGGTGTCCCGGCAGAGCATGTCCAACCATCTGACATGCCTGCGGGGCTGTGGCCTCGTCGTTGCCGTTCCGGACGGACGGCGGAGCCGGTATGAACTCGCGGACGCCCGGCTGGGGCATGCGATCAAGGACCTGATCGGCGTGGTCCTCGCGGTGGATGCGGCCTGCTGCGCCCCGGATGGGGAGTGCTTCGCATGACGGCTCTGCTGCACGTACCAAGCCCGGAACGCCGGGCCGTGCTGAGCCTCAGGATCAGGATGTTTGCGGCCGCGACCATCACCTACAACCTCATTGAAGCCGTTGTGGCGCTCTGGGCTGGAGGGGTCGCTGATTCCTCGGCGCTGATCGGCTTCGGCCTGGACTCGGTCATTGAGGTGACTTCCGCGCTGGCCTTGTCCTGGCAGTTTTCCGCCAGAGACCCGGAACGGCGTGAGCAGCTGACCCTCCGGATCATTGCCGTCTCCTTCTTCGCCCTCGCCGCGTTTGTCACGGTTGATTCTGTCCGGTCTCTCACAGGAGGCGGAGAGGCGCAGCATTCGACGCCGGGCATCGTGATCGCGGGCCTCAGCCTGGCGATCATGCCCGTGCTGTCCTGGGCGCAACGCCGTGCCGGACGGGAACTCGGTTCCCGGACAGCTGTGGCCGATTCCAGGCAGACACTGCTGTGCACCTACCTTTCCGCCGTCCTGCTGGTGGGCCTGGTCCTGAACAGCACCCTGGGCTGGTGGTGGGCCGATGCCGGAGCCGCCTTGGTCATCGCCGGTATCGCCGTCCGGGAGGGCATCAATGCCTGGCGCGGCGAAGCCTGCTGCGCCATCCCGCACTCCGGCGACGGCCGTGCCGAAGAGGACGACGACTGCTGCGCCGGGTGCGAATCAGGGAGCAAAACCTTGCCTGTCGAGAAACTACACGGTGATACGTAAGAGGCCCCTGATACAAGTGGTGGCCGCTGAGCATGCGGGTAGCGGCCACTCGTGACGCTGCTGGCCGGCCTTCCTACAGTGGTGCCATGGGACCCGGCAGCAGCCACGGCGGCTGGCTGCCGGCCCCGCAAGGCACCGGGCTTCCGGCGGCAGAGGCTGAGCACCCTGCCTGCCGGAAGCCCGCGGCGCGCGGGCCCCGCGCAGGCACTTGTGAGTAGCCAGGCAGCCAACCAACCGCCAGAACAGCAAACCACCATGTAAGCCCCGGGCGAGGACCACCTTGCCCGGGGCTGCTGCTGTGTGGCCGGCTCCCCAGCCACACATCTGGCAGGGGCGACGGGTAGTGGCACGGACCCCGAGAGACGAGAACAGGTAGTTGACACTCAAGACGGGGGCTGGTTGGCGGCATATGGTCGTGTCGAGGGCTCGTCCTTCAGAGACTGCTCTCGGCGGTAGCTGCGCCAATGCCCGGCACATCGGTGACACCGGGCATTGGCGCGCGGCCAGTCACGGAAATCGCAGGCGGGAAGTAAGGAAAGAGACATGACCCTCACCGCAAATGGCCCCAGGCTAGCGGCATCTGCGGACAGGCACACGCGGCCAACGCGGGCACCGTACGTCCACCAGGCGACGCTCGCCATGAGCACAGAGGCCGACGTCGACGCACCGGGCGCCGCCGTCACCCTTGAGTTGTGCGGGAGCTGGGATCACAGGCCCCCGTGTCCCCTCCCCCACTACGCGCACGCCGAGAGGACAGGCACGGGCGTCACCCTCCGGGTGCTCTTCGCCGCGGAGCCGGAAGACGAAGAAGACGTGCGCCGCCGGATCGACGAG
This genomic window from Arthrobacter sp. 24S4-2 contains:
- a CDS encoding helix-turn-helix transcriptional regulator yields the protein METLTQAPVLARFGYAVSDPTRARILLALSEAPSYPSDLADSLQVSRQSMSNHLTCLRGCGLVVAVPDGRRSRYELADARLGHAIKDLIGVVLAVDAACCAPDGECFA
- a CDS encoding cation diffusion facilitator family transporter; the encoded protein is MTALLHVPSPERRAVLSLRIRMFAAATITYNLIEAVVALWAGGVADSSALIGFGLDSVIEVTSALALSWQFSARDPERREQLTLRIIAVSFFALAAFVTVDSVRSLTGGGEAQHSTPGIVIAGLSLAIMPVLSWAQRRAGRELGSRTAVADSRQTLLCTYLSAVLLVGLVLNSTLGWWWADAGAALVIAGIAVREGINAWRGEACCAIPHSGDGRAEEDDDCCAGCESGSKTLPVEKLHGDT